In a single window of the Pandoraea pulmonicola genome:
- a CDS encoding FRG domain-containing protein yields MDTIVVENWKDFMELSSRFEGWAFRGQQDARWHLQSSLSRYLHAFVSDKEQWRSREARAIRIFRRKAHNHVPWPEVLRDDLRCLGLMQHHGAPTRLLDFTKSPFVAAFFALERATSDSAIFALNTPALYDDRARPRHAPWLTRDTIDPRVEGNMDKYFLGNDNEVIWFGEPEEMDGRLIAQSGTFVVPGIIDRPLHRILEGYESEEPLLRKIVLPVALRADAMKWLYRMNVTNASLFPDLDGLARSIAVEIEMVWPTQTLG; encoded by the coding sequence ATGGACACCATCGTCGTCGAGAACTGGAAGGATTTCATGGAGTTGTCCTCCCGGTTCGAAGGCTGGGCCTTTCGCGGCCAGCAAGACGCGCGCTGGCATCTGCAAAGCTCGCTTTCGCGGTATCTGCACGCGTTCGTATCCGACAAGGAACAGTGGCGCAGCCGCGAAGCGCGCGCCATCCGCATCTTCCGACGCAAGGCGCACAACCACGTGCCCTGGCCCGAGGTGCTGCGCGACGACCTGCGCTGCCTCGGCCTGATGCAGCACCACGGCGCGCCCACGCGACTGCTCGACTTCACCAAGTCGCCGTTCGTCGCCGCGTTCTTCGCGCTCGAGCGCGCCACCAGCGATTCGGCGATCTTCGCCCTGAACACTCCGGCGCTGTACGACGATCGCGCTCGCCCGCGCCATGCGCCCTGGCTCACGCGCGACACCATCGATCCGCGCGTCGAGGGCAACATGGACAAGTACTTCCTCGGCAACGACAACGAGGTGATCTGGTTCGGCGAGCCCGAGGAAATGGACGGCCGGTTGATCGCGCAGTCGGGCACATTTGTCGTGCCGGGCATCATCGACCGCCCCTTGCACCGCATTCTCGAAGGTTACGAGAGCGAGGAGCCGTTGCTGCGCAAGATCGTCCTGCCTGTGGCCCTGCGCGCGGACGCCATGAAATGGCTCTACCGCATGAACGTCACCAACGCGTCGCTGTTCCCGGATCTCGACGGACTGGCGCGCTCGATCGCCGTCGAAATCGAAATGGTGTGGCCCACGCAAACGCTGGGCTGA
- a CDS encoding DUF2938 domain-containing protein, protein MTSTTLSLIAQILAVGVFATVIMDLWTLLLRHLFGVMPLDYALVGRWLGHMGAGQFAHAGIGRSPPVRGEKALGWAAHYVIGVVFAAGLILASGEVWLQSPALGPALAFGLITVVLPFFVMQPAFGAGIAASKTPKPTQARVRSLITHGVFGLGLYAGGWLANVVQRALTG, encoded by the coding sequence ATGACATCGACAACGTTAAGTCTCATCGCACAGATTCTGGCCGTTGGCGTTTTCGCCACCGTGATCATGGACCTGTGGACGCTGCTGCTGCGCCACCTGTTCGGCGTGATGCCGCTCGACTATGCCCTCGTCGGACGCTGGCTCGGCCATATGGGCGCAGGGCAGTTCGCGCACGCGGGCATCGGACGCTCGCCCCCTGTGCGCGGCGAGAAGGCGCTGGGCTGGGCGGCGCACTACGTCATCGGCGTGGTGTTTGCCGCCGGCCTGATCCTCGCTTCGGGCGAGGTGTGGCTGCAATCGCCGGCGCTCGGGCCGGCGCTCGCCTTCGGGCTCATCACGGTGGTGCTGCCATTCTTCGTCATGCAGCCCGCGTTCGGGGCCGGTATCGCCGCATCGAAGACGCCGAAGCCAACACAGGCGCGCGTGCGCAGCCTCATCACGCATGGCGTGTTCGGGCTCGGACTGTACGCCGGCGGATGGCTGGCGAACGTCGTGCAACGGGCGTTGACGGGCTGA
- a CDS encoding 3-keto-5-aminohexanoate cleavage protein, giving the protein MSKPKVIVTIAPTGGMAYKSQNPHLPTQPDEIARDVYDCYNAGASVVAVHARRPGDDGATCDPAIYRDINRRIRDKCDIVINNSTGGGVHGDMIGQADSGYWEILWEERLKGMDAGAEMCTLDATTIIASFGGKELLMHTSPERSKHLAVEMKKRGIKPEWEVFSPTHIVQDLATLTAAGFDEEPFFVNLVLGVHRGFQNAMPYTPRVLQSMVDLLPKGSIFCVSGIGPAQLPSAMNSLLLGGHVRVGLEDNLYYEHGVPATNQQLTERVVRLVREMGYEPATPAEAREIMGLPRNREVLPEFAVR; this is encoded by the coding sequence ATGAGCAAACCGAAAGTCATCGTCACCATCGCGCCCACGGGCGGCATGGCGTACAAGTCGCAGAACCCCCATCTGCCGACGCAGCCCGACGAGATCGCCCGCGACGTCTACGACTGCTACAACGCGGGCGCGAGCGTCGTGGCCGTGCACGCGCGCCGCCCCGGCGACGACGGCGCGACCTGCGACCCGGCGATCTATCGCGACATCAATCGCCGCATTCGCGACAAGTGCGACATCGTCATCAACAACTCCACCGGCGGCGGCGTGCACGGCGACATGATCGGGCAGGCCGACAGCGGCTATTGGGAGATTCTGTGGGAGGAGCGTCTGAAGGGCATGGACGCCGGCGCCGAGATGTGCACGCTCGACGCGACCACCATCATCGCGAGCTTCGGCGGCAAGGAGTTGCTGATGCACACGTCGCCCGAGCGCTCGAAGCATCTTGCCGTGGAGATGAAAAAGCGCGGCATCAAGCCGGAGTGGGAAGTCTTCAGCCCGACGCACATCGTGCAGGACCTCGCCACGCTCACCGCCGCGGGTTTCGACGAGGAGCCGTTCTTCGTGAATCTGGTGCTCGGCGTGCATCGCGGCTTCCAGAACGCCATGCCGTACACCCCGCGCGTGCTGCAGTCGATGGTCGACCTGCTGCCCAAGGGCAGCATCTTCTGCGTGAGCGGCATCGGTCCGGCACAGCTTCCGTCGGCGATGAACTCGCTGCTGCTCGGCGGTCACGTGCGCGTGGGCCTCGAAGACAACCTGTACTACGAGCACGGCGTGCCCGCGACGAACCAGCAACTGACCGAGCGTGTGGTGCGGCTCGTGCGCGAGATGGGCTACGAGCCCGCCACGCCGGCCGAGGCCCGCGAAATCATGGGCCTGCCGCGCAATCGCGAAGTGCTGCCGGAGTTTGCCGTGCGTTGA
- a CDS encoding crotonase/enoyl-CoA hydratase family protein, translating to MTYPHLRVRVEDAIAFVTLDRADKRNALCDAAVDSLEAAFRDFDDGVRAVVLNGVGEHFCAGLDLAENSQRDPIDVLRVSQRWHKVFHEIQFGGRPVVAVLHGAVIGGGLELALAAHVRVIERGAFFQLPEGKRGIFVGGGASVRVARILGPDRMTEMMLTGRRYDAVDGERLGLGHYLTDAGAGLTLATQLARDTAANSPLSNWATIHALSRIHDMSMSDGLFTESVTSALMLATPEARERMERFLGRTAR from the coding sequence ATGACCTATCCCCACTTGCGAGTGCGCGTCGAGGACGCCATCGCTTTCGTAACGCTGGACCGCGCGGACAAACGCAACGCGCTGTGCGACGCCGCCGTCGATTCGCTCGAGGCGGCGTTCCGCGATTTCGACGACGGCGTGCGTGCCGTCGTCCTGAACGGCGTCGGCGAGCACTTCTGCGCCGGGCTCGACCTCGCCGAGAACAGCCAGCGCGACCCCATTGACGTGCTGCGCGTCTCGCAGCGCTGGCATAAGGTCTTCCACGAGATTCAGTTCGGTGGCCGTCCGGTCGTGGCGGTGTTGCATGGCGCGGTCATCGGTGGCGGGCTGGAACTGGCGCTCGCCGCCCATGTGCGTGTCATCGAACGCGGTGCATTCTTCCAGTTGCCCGAGGGCAAGCGCGGCATCTTCGTCGGCGGTGGCGCGTCGGTCCGCGTGGCGCGCATTCTCGGGCCGGACCGCATGACGGAGATGATGCTCACCGGGCGCCGTTACGACGCCGTCGACGGCGAGCGGCTCGGCCTTGGTCACTACCTGACGGACGCGGGCGCGGGCCTGACGCTCGCCACGCAACTCGCCCGTGACACCGCGGCGAACAGCCCGCTCTCGAACTGGGCGACGATTCACGCGCTCTCGCGCATTCACGACATGTCGATGTCCGACGGGCTGTTCACCGAGTCGGTCACGAGTGCGCTGATGCTGGCGACGCCCGAAGCGCGCGAGCGCATGGAGCGCTTTCTGGGCCGTACGGCGCGCTAG
- a CDS encoding feruloyl-CoA synthase: protein MDDRLNPATSSGARRLAVPDIERETRADGSFVIRSRTPLGEFARSPADWLVKWATQTPDAVFVAQRLLSGEAASDGGLWRKATYREALALARGIGQALLDLRVPRERPVVILSDNSVNHALLVFGAMMAGRQTAIVSSAYSRVAKDMSKLHGILARLDPALVYVEDGEAYGRALLDAPIRCPIVATHNARPGWLQFDALAATPATPALDAAFARVAPEDTAKLLLTSGSTGKPKIVVNTHRMLAANQQMVAQCWHFIDDAAPIVVDWLPWSHTFGANHNFHMALRNGGAFYVDDGRPVPELIGRSVENLRDVSPTLHFNVPKGFEALAPYLEDDDAFAARFFGRLQVLFYAAASLPPAVWQRFERLASRHCDTLPFFTSAWGATETSPLITSVHFPIPGAGNIGVPAPGNELKFVPNGDKLEMRVRGPSVFRRYAGDPAATAEAFDDEGFYRTGDAGRLCDPDDPSAGVLFDGRVSEDFKLTSGTWVSVGALRLRAVTALAPYASDVVVAGHDRDEIGLLIFPSPAMRAMAADVGNAPDAGRQLAMHDGIRARVAQALAQLAQDAGSSQRAARAAILSSPPSLELGEITDKGYVNQRAVLNLRADDVARLYSDCPSVIRLALP, encoded by the coding sequence GTGGACGATCGACTGAACCCGGCGACGTCGTCCGGCGCGCGACGTCTCGCCGTGCCCGACATCGAGCGCGAGACGAGGGCGGACGGCAGCTTCGTGATTCGCTCGCGCACGCCATTGGGCGAGTTCGCGCGCAGTCCGGCCGACTGGCTCGTGAAGTGGGCCACGCAAACGCCCGACGCCGTTTTCGTCGCGCAACGCCTCCTGTCCGGCGAGGCGGCCTCCGACGGCGGTCTCTGGCGCAAGGCGACGTATCGCGAGGCTCTTGCCCTGGCGCGCGGCATCGGGCAGGCGCTGCTCGATCTCCGCGTGCCGCGCGAGCGGCCGGTCGTGATCCTGTCGGACAACAGCGTCAATCATGCGCTGCTCGTGTTCGGCGCGATGATGGCGGGGCGGCAGACGGCCATCGTCTCGTCGGCCTATTCCCGCGTCGCGAAGGACATGAGCAAACTGCACGGCATTCTGGCGCGGCTCGACCCCGCGCTGGTCTATGTCGAGGACGGCGAAGCCTATGGACGCGCGTTGCTCGATGCGCCGATCCGCTGCCCGATCGTCGCGACGCACAACGCACGGCCCGGGTGGCTGCAATTCGACGCGTTGGCGGCGACGCCCGCCACACCGGCACTGGACGCCGCGTTTGCACGGGTGGCGCCGGAGGACACGGCCAAGCTGTTGCTGACCTCGGGCTCGACCGGCAAACCGAAGATCGTCGTCAACACGCATCGGATGCTCGCGGCGAACCAGCAAATGGTCGCGCAGTGCTGGCATTTCATCGACGATGCCGCGCCGATCGTGGTGGACTGGTTGCCGTGGAGCCACACGTTCGGCGCGAATCACAACTTCCACATGGCGCTGCGCAACGGTGGGGCGTTCTACGTGGATGACGGTCGTCCCGTGCCGGAACTGATCGGCCGTTCCGTCGAGAATCTGCGCGACGTATCGCCCACGCTGCACTTCAACGTGCCGAAGGGTTTCGAGGCACTGGCGCCGTACCTGGAAGACGACGACGCCTTTGCCGCACGTTTCTTCGGCCGCCTGCAGGTGCTGTTTTATGCGGCCGCGAGCCTGCCGCCGGCGGTGTGGCAGCGCTTCGAACGGCTGGCGTCGCGGCATTGCGACACGCTGCCGTTCTTCACTTCGGCATGGGGGGCGACGGAGACCTCGCCGCTCATCACCAGCGTGCACTTCCCGATTCCGGGGGCGGGCAACATCGGGGTTCCGGCGCCGGGCAACGAGCTCAAGTTCGTGCCCAACGGCGACAAACTGGAGATGCGCGTGCGTGGCCCGTCGGTGTTTCGCCGCTATGCGGGCGACCCGGCGGCCACTGCCGAAGCGTTCGACGACGAAGGCTTCTATCGCACGGGCGATGCAGGCCGGCTATGCGATCCGGACGATCCGAGCGCGGGCGTCCTCTTCGATGGTCGGGTATCGGAGGACTTCAAACTCACGAGCGGCACATGGGTGTCCGTCGGCGCATTGCGCTTGCGTGCGGTGACGGCACTGGCGCCGTATGCGTCGGACGTCGTCGTCGCGGGGCACGACCGGGACGAGATCGGACTGCTGATTTTCCCGAGCCCGGCCATGCGGGCGATGGCGGCAGACGTGGGCAACGCGCCGGACGCGGGCAGGCAACTGGCGATGCACGACGGCATTCGCGCCCGGGTGGCGCAGGCGCTCGCACAACTGGCGCAGGATGCCGGCAGTTCGCAGCGGGCCGCGCGCGCCGCGATCCTGTCCTCGCCGCCGTCGCTGGAGCTGGGCGAGATCACGGACAAGGGGTACGTCAATCAGCGCGCGGTGCTGAACCTGCGTGCCGACGATGTTGCGCGGTTGTATTCGGATTGCCCGTCGGTCATCCGGCTGGCGTTGCCTTGA
- a CDS encoding helix-turn-helix domain-containing protein codes for MTLDIGEVVRQAGVPPSTLRYYEEKGLIAATGRRGLRRQYDASVLQTLSLIALGRTAGFSLDDIAGMLLPQGKASIDRARLQARADEIDRTIRQLSALRDGLRHAAVCPAPEHLACPQFQRLMRLASAKRVGHVIGSEGSSAQRRRKAD; via the coding sequence ATGACACTGGACATTGGCGAGGTGGTACGGCAGGCCGGCGTGCCGCCGTCCACGTTGCGGTATTACGAGGAGAAGGGACTGATTGCGGCGACGGGCCGTCGCGGGCTGCGACGCCAATACGACGCCTCCGTGCTGCAGACGCTGTCGCTGATTGCGCTTGGCCGGACGGCGGGATTCTCGCTGGATGACATTGCCGGCATGTTGCTGCCGCAGGGCAAGGCGAGCATCGACCGCGCGCGCCTGCAGGCGAGGGCCGACGAGATCGACAGGACCATCCGCCAGCTCAGTGCGCTGCGCGACGGCTTGCGCCACGCGGCGGTGTGTCCGGCGCCGGAGCATCTGGCGTGCCCGCAGTTCCAGCGGCTGATGCGGCTGGCGAGTGCGAAGCGAGTAGGGCACGTCATCGGCAGTGAAGGCTCGTCGGCGCAGAGGCGCCGCAAGGCGGACTGA
- a CDS encoding 3-hydroxyacyl-CoA dehydrogenase NAD-binding domain-containing protein yields the protein MKYDNIEQVAVIGTGVIGASWAAYFLARGLRVSAWDPAPGARERLREAIDAHWSTLIRIGLSDGATRDALTFHDTLDAALEDAGFVQESGPEREDLKQDLFRRMDAALPPSVVIASSSSGLLMSRVQSVCQHPERVVLGHPFNPPHLIPLVEVIGGAQSSQSAIDTAMQFYRVIGKRAIHVKKEVKGHIANRLQAALWREAMHLVDTGVASVADIDDAIAYGPGLRWAALGPFLNLHLSGGAGGIAHLLEHLGPPIESWWADLGAPVLTEDLKARITAGVEAELVGRGNARLEAQRDAIILGILANKP from the coding sequence GTGAAATACGACAACATCGAACAGGTCGCCGTCATCGGCACCGGTGTGATCGGCGCGAGCTGGGCTGCGTACTTCCTGGCGCGTGGACTGCGCGTGAGCGCATGGGATCCGGCGCCGGGGGCCCGCGAGCGTCTGCGCGAGGCGATCGATGCGCATTGGTCCACGCTGATCCGCATCGGTCTGTCGGACGGCGCCACCCGTGACGCACTCACTTTTCACGACACACTCGACGCCGCGCTCGAGGACGCCGGTTTCGTACAGGAGAGCGGTCCGGAGCGCGAGGATCTCAAACAGGATCTGTTCCGGCGGATGGACGCGGCATTGCCGCCGTCGGTGGTCATTGCGTCGAGCTCGTCGGGACTGTTGATGAGCCGGGTGCAGTCGGTTTGCCAGCATCCCGAGCGAGTGGTGCTCGGCCATCCGTTCAATCCACCGCATCTCATTCCGCTGGTGGAAGTCATTGGCGGCGCGCAATCGTCGCAGTCCGCCATCGATACGGCGATGCAGTTCTACCGGGTCATCGGCAAGCGCGCGATCCACGTGAAGAAAGAGGTCAAGGGCCATATCGCGAATCGCCTGCAGGCCGCGTTGTGGCGCGAGGCGATGCATCTCGTGGACACGGGCGTCGCGTCGGTGGCCGACATCGACGACGCCATCGCTTACGGGCCCGGGCTGCGCTGGGCCGCACTCGGGCCGTTCCTGAACCTGCATTTGTCCGGCGGCGCGGGCGGCATTGCGCATCTGCTCGAACACCTCGGCCCGCCCATCGAATCGTGGTGGGCCGATCTTGGCGCGCCGGTGCTCACGGAGGACCTCAAGGCGCGCATCACGGCGGGCGTCGAGGCCGAACTGGTCGGGCGCGGCAATGCGCGACTCGAAGCCCAGCGCGACGCCATCATCCTCGGCATTCTCGCGAACAAGCCGTAA
- a CDS encoding ABC transporter substrate-binding protein, whose amino-acid sequence MAANRFTCSVAFSRSRRFTLTALSLCVAVFGAATQAHAQPTGVTIGVTLSSTGPGASLGIPEKQAIGMLPPTLGGLPARYIVLDDATDPTTATKNARRLATEDKVDAIIGSSTTPACLAVAAVAADTRTPQLGLCPFVPSATQMRYVFSLPQSVAVMADAVLDDMKAHKVKTLGFIGFSDSYGEAWLKDIQARAAARQIQVAPVERYARNDQSVTAQVLKVMSANVDAVIIAASGTPGALPMSTLRERGYKGRLYQTHGVANNDFLRVAGKSAEGAILPVGNILVAEQLPASHPGKAVAVDFARRYEAQYGAGSRNLFAGYAYDAYLVLDRAVAVAAKQTPPGTQAFRDALVSAIGQTRGLAATHGMINVSAQDHSAYGEDGRVLVTVKGGKWTID is encoded by the coding sequence ATGGCGGCAAACCGGTTCACATGCAGTGTCGCGTTCTCGCGATCCCGACGTTTCACACTCACCGCGCTGTCGCTGTGTGTCGCCGTGTTCGGCGCGGCCACGCAGGCGCATGCGCAGCCGACGGGCGTCACCATTGGCGTGACGCTGTCCTCCACGGGGCCCGGCGCATCGCTCGGCATTCCCGAGAAGCAGGCCATCGGCATGCTGCCGCCCACGCTGGGCGGTCTGCCCGCGCGCTACATCGTGCTCGACGACGCCACCGATCCGACCACGGCGACGAAGAACGCACGGCGTCTCGCCACCGAAGACAAGGTCGACGCAATCATCGGCTCGTCCACGACGCCGGCGTGTCTGGCGGTCGCGGCCGTCGCCGCCGACACGCGCACGCCGCAACTGGGGCTGTGCCCATTCGTGCCGAGCGCGACGCAGATGCGCTACGTCTTCTCGTTGCCGCAGTCGGTGGCCGTCATGGCCGACGCCGTGCTCGACGACATGAAGGCGCATAAGGTGAAGACGCTCGGCTTCATCGGTTTCTCCGATTCCTATGGCGAGGCCTGGCTCAAGGACATTCAGGCGCGGGCGGCGGCGCGCCAGATCCAGGTGGCGCCGGTCGAGCGCTACGCCCGCAACGACCAGTCGGTGACGGCGCAAGTACTCAAGGTGATGTCGGCCAACGTGGACGCCGTCATCATCGCGGCGAGCGGCACGCCCGGCGCACTGCCGATGAGCACACTGCGCGAGCGCGGCTACAAGGGCCGCCTCTACCAGACGCACGGCGTGGCCAACAACGACTTCCTGCGCGTGGCCGGCAAGAGTGCCGAAGGCGCGATCCTCCCGGTCGGCAACATTCTGGTCGCCGAGCAATTGCCGGCGAGCCACCCGGGCAAGGCCGTCGCGGTCGACTTCGCCAGGCGCTACGAGGCGCAGTACGGGGCGGGCTCGCGCAACCTCTTCGCAGGCTACGCCTACGACGCCTACCTGGTGCTCGATCGCGCTGTCGCCGTGGCAGCGAAGCAGACGCCGCCGGGCACGCAGGCGTTTCGCGACGCGCTCGTCAGCGCCATCGGACAGACGCGCGGGCTGGCAGCCACGCACGGCATGATCAACGTGAGCGCGCAGGACCATTCGGCGTATGGCGAAGACGGTCGCGTGCTCGTTACGGTCAAGGGCGGCAAGTGGACGATCGACTGA
- a CDS encoding VOC family protein, protein MTQLVTCVWFDQGQAREAAEFYAATFPDSHVDARHASPIPGIGQGEDLTVEFTVLGCRFVGLNGGPEFKPNEAVSFMVLTRDQEETDRYWNAIVGNGGAESACGWCKDRWGFSWQITPQRLLDLVTSTDVPKARRAMEAMMTMRKIDIAALEQAVAA, encoded by the coding sequence ATGACGCAACTCGTCACTTGTGTGTGGTTCGATCAGGGTCAGGCTCGCGAGGCGGCCGAATTCTATGCCGCCACGTTTCCCGACAGCCACGTCGACGCGCGGCATGCTTCGCCCATCCCCGGCATCGGCCAGGGAGAGGACCTGACGGTCGAGTTCACGGTGCTGGGCTGTCGCTTCGTCGGCCTGAACGGTGGCCCCGAGTTCAAGCCGAACGAGGCCGTGAGCTTCATGGTGCTCACCAGGGATCAGGAAGAAACCGATCGCTACTGGAACGCCATCGTCGGCAACGGCGGTGCGGAGTCGGCGTGCGGCTGGTGCAAGGACCGCTGGGGCTTCTCCTGGCAGATCACGCCGCAGCGCCTGCTCGATCTCGTCACGAGCACCGACGTGCCGAAGGCGCGCCGTGCCATGGAAGCGATGATGACGATGCGCAAGATCGACATCGCCGCGCTCGAGCAGGCCGTCGCCGCCTGA
- a CDS encoding helix-turn-helix transcriptional regulator — protein MSPTNAGDTGDAIAPQLALLARRVRTLRAQRGMTRKQLAAQSGVSLPYLARVEAGTGNVSLAVLHKLGEALNVGVETLVAERMAYDGDLLILVEYLRQQPAEVLSRLRRQIVVPAAAEARGKGRRIALIGLRGAGKSTLGPRLAQAFGAPFVELDKEVEREAGIAIGEVITLYGQAAMRRIERQCIERIIAEHDNVVLATGGGIVSEAQTYERVLRTFRTVWLRARPDVHFQRVMQQNDARIATEALRNEALEHIHRMLDAREALYQLADVTLDTSDITPDAALAALQDTLSPARAA, from the coding sequence TTGTCGCCGACCAATGCCGGCGACACCGGTGACGCGATCGCGCCGCAACTCGCCCTGCTGGCCCGGCGCGTTCGTACGCTGCGAGCCCAACGCGGCATGACCCGCAAGCAGCTTGCCGCGCAGTCCGGCGTGTCGCTGCCCTATCTCGCTCGCGTGGAAGCCGGCACCGGAAACGTCTCGCTCGCCGTGTTGCACAAACTTGGCGAAGCGCTCAACGTCGGCGTGGAGACGCTCGTCGCCGAGCGCATGGCGTACGACGGCGACTTGTTGATCCTCGTCGAATATCTTCGTCAGCAGCCCGCCGAGGTGCTTTCGCGCCTGCGTCGTCAAATCGTGGTGCCCGCGGCCGCCGAAGCGCGCGGCAAGGGTCGGCGCATCGCGCTCATCGGACTGCGGGGCGCAGGCAAATCGACGCTCGGGCCGCGGCTCGCGCAGGCGTTCGGCGCGCCCTTCGTCGAACTCGACAAGGAAGTCGAGCGGGAAGCGGGGATCGCGATCGGCGAAGTAATCACGCTGTATGGACAGGCCGCCATGCGGCGCATCGAGCGACAGTGCATCGAGCGCATCATCGCGGAACACGACAATGTGGTGCTGGCCACGGGCGGCGGTATCGTGTCCGAAGCCCAGACCTACGAGCGCGTGCTGCGCACGTTCCGCACGGTATGGTTGCGCGCCCGCCCCGACGTCCATTTTCAGCGTGTGATGCAGCAGAACGATGCGCGCATCGCCACCGAGGCGCTACGCAACGAAGCGCTCGAACACATCCACCGCATGCTCGACGCGCGCGAAGCGCTCTACCAACTCGCCGACGTGACGCTCGACACGTCGGACATCACGCCGGATGCGGCGCTCGCCGCCTTGCAGGACACGCTGTCACCGGCACGTGCTGCCTGA